A portion of the Algisphaera agarilytica genome contains these proteins:
- a CDS encoding carbohydrate ABC transporter permease, producing MPQKVSKSAEVFKHSIILFVIACALYPLLVTVIISFKTNAQYEANPFWFDPISTWNWGNWSKAWDTVSPYIANSIVVSVSATSIGLVMIILSSYALARYRFPGRNIIYYGIIASMFLPGTAATLVTVFWLIRNLGLVNNLWALIIVGAAGAQVVGIFILKQFIEDIPKELFESAQIDGANHIRQITNIVLPMSGPVLAIIAILKFLGHWNEVMLAMIVMRDDNKLTIPVGLLRLEGEYVKQWGEMMAGYAMASIPLIILFVFTMRWFVKGIAAGAVKG from the coding sequence ATGCCCCAGAAAGTCAGCAAATCCGCCGAAGTCTTCAAGCACTCGATCATCCTCTTCGTGATCGCCTGTGCCCTCTACCCGCTGCTGGTCACCGTCATCATCAGCTTCAAGACCAACGCCCAGTACGAGGCCAACCCGTTCTGGTTCGACCCCATCAGCACTTGGAACTGGGGCAACTGGTCCAAGGCCTGGGACACCGTCAGCCCCTACATCGCCAACTCCATCGTCGTCTCGGTTTCCGCGACCTCGATCGGCCTGGTCATGATCATCCTCTCGTCCTACGCGCTGGCCCGCTACCGCTTCCCCGGACGCAACATCATCTACTACGGCATCATCGCCTCGATGTTTCTGCCCGGCACCGCCGCGACGCTCGTCACCGTGTTCTGGCTGATCCGCAACCTCGGGCTCGTGAACAACCTCTGGGCCCTGATCATCGTCGGGGCGGCGGGCGCTCAGGTCGTGGGCATCTTCATCCTCAAGCAGTTCATCGAAGACATCCCCAAAGAGCTCTTCGAGTCGGCCCAGATCGACGGCGCTAACCACATCCGCCAGATCACCAACATCGTCCTGCCGATGTCCGGCCCGGTGCTGGCGATCATCGCGATCCTCAAGTTCCTGGGCCACTGGAACGAGGTCATGCTCGCCATGATCGTCATGCGTGACGACAACAAACTCACCATCCCCGTGGGCCTGCTCCGCCTCGAAGGCGAGTACGTCAAGCAATGGGGCGAGATGATGGCCGGCTACGCCATGGCGTCCATCCCGCTGATCATCCTGTTCGTCTTCACCATGCGGTGGTTCGTGAAGGGCATCGCCGCGGGTGCGGTGAAGGGGTGA
- the fabD gene encoding ACP S-malonyltransferase: protein MSDQTTLLCPGQGAQAVGMGKGWFDAFPVAAQTFAAADDALGFSLSGLCFEGPAEQLNRTDMAQCAIYTASVACFQALLESGEVGTFTATAGLSLGEFTALHLAGAYDFVEGLNLVKLRGQAMQDAAEASEGSMVAVTGDVTEDAINELCDKARGDSVLVPANFNSPMQVVVSGSVDACERAVDVASEMGFKPTPLTVAGAFHSPLMQPAADRLSEALDKVQWNTPNVPVISNVTGEPHDINDVDSIKANLVAQLTSPVRWSQSMQWAAANLPGRYVELAPGKVLSGLMRRIDRGTKVENFNEPK from the coding sequence ATGAGCGATCAGACAACACTGCTGTGTCCTGGACAAGGCGCCCAAGCCGTCGGTATGGGTAAAGGTTGGTTCGACGCCTTCCCCGTCGCGGCTCAAACTTTCGCCGCCGCCGATGACGCGCTTGGCTTCTCGCTCAGCGGCCTCTGCTTCGAGGGCCCGGCCGAGCAACTCAACCGCACCGACATGGCCCAGTGCGCGATCTACACCGCGTCGGTCGCCTGCTTCCAGGCCCTGCTTGAGTCCGGCGAAGTCGGCACCTTCACCGCGACCGCCGGCCTCAGCCTCGGCGAGTTCACCGCCCTGCACCTCGCCGGCGCGTACGATTTCGTTGAAGGCCTCAACCTCGTCAAGCTGCGTGGCCAAGCCATGCAAGACGCCGCCGAGGCCAGCGAAGGCTCGATGGTTGCCGTCACCGGCGACGTCACCGAAGACGCCATCAACGAGCTCTGCGACAAGGCACGCGGCGACTCGGTCCTGGTCCCCGCCAACTTCAACTCGCCGATGCAGGTCGTCGTCAGCGGCTCGGTCGATGCCTGCGAGCGTGCGGTCGACGTCGCCAGCGAGATGGGCTTCAAGCCCACGCCGCTCACCGTCGCCGGCGCGTTCCACAGCCCGCTCATGCAGCCCGCCGCCGACCGCCTCAGCGAAGCGCTCGACAAGGTCCAGTGGAACACGCCCAACGTCCCGGTGATCTCCAACGTCACCGGCGAGCCGCACGACATCAACGACGTCGACTCGATCAAGGCCAACCTCGTCGCCCAGCTCACCAGCCCCGTGCGGTGGAGCCAGTCGATGCAGTGGGCCGCCGCCAACCTGCCCGGCCGCTACGTCGAGCTGGCCCCGGGTAAAGTGTTGTCCGGCCTGATGCGCCGCATCGACCGCGGCACCAAAGTCGAAAACTTCAACGAACCCAAATAA
- a CDS encoding RNA polymerase sigma factor produces the protein MLDPEAFEAHFRAVSPRLMAIAFAICRQRDTAQDLVQEAGLVAWKKRNDFTEGTSFGAWTGQIVRNLALRHQRDTGRRAAILSKDASAVAPSASPPDTEPRGIDVQALNAESHTTSEAIGDRLGIDDDLAAALLDLSDDARACFFMRCLDKCSYAEITDALGLAPGTVMSHVHRSRNRILSRLASVPAPSKMPSHEKGES, from the coding sequence ATGCTTGATCCCGAAGCCTTTGAAGCCCACTTCCGTGCGGTTAGCCCAAGGCTGATGGCGATCGCCTTCGCGATCTGCCGCCAACGAGACACGGCCCAAGACTTAGTTCAAGAAGCCGGGCTGGTTGCATGGAAAAAGCGTAACGACTTCACCGAAGGCACAAGCTTTGGGGCGTGGACTGGGCAAATCGTCCGTAACCTTGCCCTGCGTCACCAGCGCGACACCGGGCGACGCGCTGCGATACTCTCCAAGGATGCGTCTGCCGTGGCCCCGTCGGCGTCCCCGCCGGACACCGAGCCCCGGGGCATCGATGTCCAAGCCCTTAACGCCGAGTCTCACACCACCTCAGAAGCCATCGGTGACCGCTTGGGCATCGACGACGATTTGGCAGCAGCGCTGCTCGATTTGAGTGATGATGCCCGAGCCTGCTTTTTTATGAGATGTTTGGATAAATGCAGCTACGCAGAAATCACCGATGCTTTGGGGTTGGCCCCGGGCACGGTGATGAGCCACGTCCACCGCAGCCGAAACCGTATTTTAAGTCGGCTAGCCAGCGTACCGGCACCCTCTAAGATGCCTTCGCACGAAAAGGGGGAATCATGA
- the lnt gene encoding apolipoprotein N-acyltransferase — protein MSNASRFVFATRKRTSRWQHLGAFALAGVLLMLAFPRPGWSVLAYVALVPAGIAAARTRDWRRLFWTSAVVFGVWWWWMLRWLGPISPAAPPVLGVWLGLNVALSILAIGVLHQKLRWPMVFALPLCWVSIEVLRSVWPAGGFAWYSLAQSQAKWDVDDVGRVVQTADLFGQHTVGLVVALVNGAIVDLAIKRKVPRPAIGLAAVVLVGAWGYGQWRIAQTDGLTAEGPTIAVVQTNLLQDNKARVTEQSIVADFEKLMELHAAAAVAGPKRVTTAEGLEVPAGPDAVVWPETIIPFAITDEAIIRYGETDPFASQISGLARGLVVRDGVTTIVGASGREWGADGERRYNAAHLVNAEGSLVGSPYYKQHRVPMGEYVPGPGFIEGLMEKMQVWPGYALTAGDGPVVFTLPGGWQVGTPICYEDVIASVCRKMVYGDEGKRLDALVNLTNDGWYSGKSMRRQHAQLASLRCIENRVPMARSVNTGISTFIDSTGRCRARLGQYESGVLAHTMKTDPRTTLYAALGGWPWVLLVLFTLGATVFGAIFGRPLAKHRIA, from the coding sequence GTGAGCAATGCATCCCGGTTTGTGTTTGCGACTCGGAAACGGACGTCGCGGTGGCAGCACCTCGGGGCGTTTGCCTTGGCGGGGGTCTTGCTGATGCTGGCGTTTCCGCGGCCCGGTTGGAGTGTCCTGGCGTACGTTGCGCTGGTGCCCGCGGGGATCGCGGCGGCCCGGACGCGGGACTGGCGGCGGCTGTTCTGGACCTCGGCGGTGGTGTTCGGGGTGTGGTGGTGGTGGATGCTGCGTTGGCTGGGGCCGATCTCGCCCGCAGCACCGCCGGTGCTGGGGGTGTGGCTGGGGCTGAACGTGGCGCTGAGCATCCTGGCGATAGGCGTGCTGCACCAGAAGCTGCGCTGGCCGATGGTGTTTGCGCTGCCGTTGTGCTGGGTGAGCATCGAGGTGCTGCGCTCGGTCTGGCCGGCGGGCGGGTTTGCGTGGTACTCGTTGGCCCAGTCGCAGGCGAAGTGGGATGTCGATGATGTAGGCCGCGTGGTGCAGACGGCCGACCTGTTCGGGCAGCACACAGTGGGGCTGGTCGTGGCGTTGGTCAACGGGGCGATCGTGGACCTGGCGATCAAGCGGAAGGTGCCGCGCCCGGCGATCGGGCTGGCGGCGGTGGTGCTCGTTGGGGCGTGGGGCTACGGGCAGTGGCGCATCGCGCAGACCGACGGCCTCACGGCCGAGGGCCCGACGATCGCGGTGGTGCAGACCAACCTCTTGCAGGACAACAAGGCCCGGGTGACCGAGCAATCGATCGTGGCGGACTTTGAGAAGCTGATGGAACTGCACGCCGCGGCGGCGGTCGCGGGGCCCAAGCGGGTGACCACGGCCGAGGGGCTGGAAGTCCCCGCCGGGCCGGACGCGGTGGTGTGGCCCGAAACGATCATCCCGTTCGCGATCACCGACGAGGCCATCATCCGCTACGGCGAAACCGACCCCTTCGCGTCGCAGATTTCGGGCCTGGCCCGCGGGCTGGTGGTGCGCGATGGCGTGACCACCATCGTGGGGGCCAGCGGCCGGGAGTGGGGCGCCGACGGCGAACGCCGGTACAACGCGGCGCACCTGGTGAACGCGGAAGGCTCGCTCGTGGGTTCGCCGTACTACAAACAGCACCGCGTGCCCATGGGCGAGTACGTCCCCGGGCCGGGCTTCATCGAAGGCTTGATGGAGAAGATGCAGGTCTGGCCGGGCTACGCACTCACGGCGGGCGACGGCCCGGTGGTGTTCACGCTGCCCGGCGGCTGGCAGGTGGGCACGCCGATCTGCTACGAAGACGTGATCGCCTCGGTCTGCCGGAAGATGGTCTACGGCGACGAAGGCAAGCGCCTCGACGCGCTGGTCAACCTCACCAACGATGGCTGGTACTCGGGCAAGAGCATGCGACGCCAACACGCCCAGCTCGCGAGCCTGCGTTGCATCGAGAACCGCGTGCCGATGGCCCGCAGCGTGAACACCGGGATCAGCACGTTCATCGATTCAACGGGACGCTGCCGGGCACGGCTGGGTCAGTACGAGTCGGGCGTCCTGGCGCACACGATGAAGACTGACCCGCGGACGACGCTCTACGCGGCGCTCGGCGGCTGGCCGTGGGTGTTGCTGGTGTTGTTCACGCTGGGCGCGACGGTGTTCGGGGCGATCTTCGGCCGACCCCTGGCCAAGCACCGGATCGCGTGA
- a CDS encoding beta strand repeat-containing protein, translating into MSVIAPVSLAQVSPSADDTVTVTDESSTWIQVLQDNAVDIPAGADGVVISNGQGGFITAELNAIITAADTTVINAGNIEGGLNAINFVNGLGSGTVTNLGPGIIRSDSRAINIGGTVAVSNAGQIIGTGDQRNGTIYSNISANNFSIDNQQGGTIDAGQHNDGAGISLELAAGGTDASITNAGTIAGRGNASAGAATAGDGIRLERTRAGGALDGTTTGLFTGSITNTGEITSEGANGTVGGFRAVNGVSFQGQLDNSGTITGTQNGVYFGNPTPAGGGDHTDGVVNNTGTISSDSRAFNLDGIGLTVNNAGEIIGTGNQRNGTFYVDGTADDYTVNNLTGGTIDAGEGNEGSGFGAEIGGAVDGANTFGLTNAGTIQGRGNASAGSSAAGDGVRIGNVGNIGTAEVNLSNSGTIASEGANGTVAGVRFVNGISFDGGLNNSGVISGVQNGLYFGNAVNSQGADYSNGVVNNTGIISSNSRALNIDGTGLTVNNDGLILGTGNQRNGTVYADSTAQDFTLNNGGVIDAGEGLEGAGFSVELDEAGNDFTINNSGQLLGRGNAGAGLATAGDGIRLERTRVGGALDGTTTGLFTGTITNTGDISSEGANGTVGGFRAVNGVNFQGTLNNAGTISGVHNGVYFGNPTPAGGGDHTGGVVNNTGTISSDSRAFNLDGIGLTVNNAGDILATGRQRNGTFYVDGTADSFSLTNLASGSIDARGGAGSGVSVQVGTVSDDIQLGSIVNAGLIAGSGDQPVDAGIRLFAPAPGATFSGNIVNQISGLITADAAPAVLVQQGVNLGGSVVNAGTINGGISLASGNLDLEETSVIGLTIDSLTEFETVDVVGGLLDLDGQLNLTFTDIESLVVGQTFDLLDFDIPALTGNFSSINSGPVVLNTSDLLVGGSVSIAAVPEPASLILLGLGSIAMMGRRRG; encoded by the coding sequence ATGTCCGTCATCGCGCCCGTCTCGCTCGCACAGGTCTCGCCATCGGCGGACGACACCGTTACGGTCACCGACGAGTCGTCCACCTGGATTCAGGTTCTGCAAGACAACGCGGTTGACATACCCGCGGGAGCGGACGGCGTGGTAATCAGTAACGGCCAGGGGGGCTTCATCACGGCGGAGCTCAATGCGATCATCACCGCGGCCGATACGACCGTCATCAACGCAGGTAACATCGAAGGTGGCCTCAACGCCATCAACTTCGTGAACGGCCTGGGCTCGGGCACTGTCACCAACCTCGGTCCCGGCATCATCCGTTCCGACAGCCGGGCCATCAACATCGGCGGCACGGTTGCGGTGAGTAACGCCGGCCAGATTATCGGCACCGGCGATCAGCGCAACGGCACGATCTACTCCAATATTTCAGCCAACAACTTTTCGATCGATAATCAGCAAGGCGGCACCATCGACGCGGGCCAACACAACGACGGCGCGGGCATCTCGCTCGAGCTGGCTGCGGGCGGCACCGACGCCAGTATCACCAACGCCGGCACCATCGCCGGCCGGGGCAATGCCTCCGCCGGTGCCGCGACTGCGGGTGACGGCATCCGTCTAGAACGGACCCGCGCTGGCGGCGCCCTCGACGGCACCACGACCGGTCTGTTTACGGGATCGATAACCAATACCGGTGAGATCACTTCGGAAGGTGCCAATGGCACCGTCGGCGGCTTCCGTGCCGTCAATGGTGTCAGTTTTCAGGGACAACTGGACAACTCCGGCACGATCACCGGCACCCAGAACGGCGTGTATTTCGGTAACCCCACGCCCGCGGGCGGCGGCGACCACACCGACGGCGTGGTGAACAACACCGGCACCATCAGCTCCGATAGCCGCGCGTTCAACCTCGACGGCATCGGCTTGACGGTTAATAACGCCGGCGAGATTATCGGCACCGGTAACCAGCGTAACGGCACGTTCTATGTCGACGGCACCGCCGACGATTACACGGTCAACAACCTTACGGGCGGAACCATCGATGCAGGTGAAGGCAACGAAGGCTCGGGCTTTGGCGCTGAGATCGGCGGGGCGGTGGACGGGGCCAATACCTTCGGCCTGACCAACGCAGGGACCATCCAGGGCCGCGGCAACGCGAGCGCTGGCTCCTCGGCAGCGGGTGACGGCGTTCGCATCGGTAACGTCGGGAACATCGGTACCGCCGAGGTGAACCTAAGTAACAGCGGCACCATCGCCTCCGAAGGCGCTAACGGGACCGTCGCCGGCGTCCGCTTTGTCAACGGCATCTCGTTCGACGGCGGGCTGAATAACTCCGGCGTCATCTCCGGTGTTCAGAACGGCTTGTACTTCGGCAACGCCGTCAACAGCCAAGGTGCCGACTACTCCAACGGTGTGGTTAACAACACCGGCATCATCAGCTCGAACAGCCGTGCCCTGAACATCGACGGCACCGGCCTGACCGTCAACAACGACGGCCTGATCCTCGGCACCGGTAATCAGCGCAACGGCACGGTCTACGCCGACTCGACCGCTCAAGACTTCACCCTCAACAACGGCGGTGTCATCGACGCCGGCGAAGGGCTGGAAGGTGCGGGCTTCTCGGTTGAGCTCGACGAAGCCGGCAACGACTTCACCATCAATAACTCTGGTCAGCTTCTCGGCCGCGGCAACGCGGGCGCCGGCTTGGCGACCGCGGGTGACGGCATCCGCCTCGAACGGACCCGCGTTGGCGGCGCTCTCGACGGAACCACGACCGGCCTGTTCACCGGCACGATTACCAACACCGGCGACATTTCCAGCGAGGGAGCGAACGGTACGGTCGGCGGCTTCCGTGCGGTCAACGGTGTCAACTTCCAGGGCACGCTCAACAATGCCGGCACCATCTCCGGTGTGCATAACGGTGTGTACTTCGGCAACCCCACGCCCGCAGGCGGTGGTGACCACACCGGCGGCGTGGTGAACAACACCGGCACCATCAGCTCCGATAGCCGTGCGTTCAACCTCGACGGCATCGGCCTTACGGTCAACAACGCCGGCGACATCCTTGCGACCGGGCGTCAACGCAACGGCACGTTCTACGTCGACGGCACCGCCGACAGCTTCAGCCTCACCAACCTCGCCTCGGGCAGCATCGATGCCCGCGGTGGCGCAGGGTCGGGTGTATCGGTTCAGGTGGGTACTGTGTCTGACGACATCCAGCTTGGATCGATTGTGAACGCCGGCCTGATCGCGGGCAGCGGCGACCAGCCGGTCGACGCGGGCATCCGCCTCTTTGCCCCCGCCCCCGGAGCGACCTTTAGCGGTAACATCGTGAACCAGATCAGTGGCCTTATTACTGCGGACGCCGCCCCGGCCGTCCTTGTGCAACAAGGCGTCAACCTCGGCGGATCGGTCGTTAACGCCGGCACCATCAACGGCGGCATCTCCTTGGCTTCGGGCAACCTCGACCTCGAGGAGACCAGCGTGATCGGCCTCACCATTGACAGCCTCACGGAGTTCGAGACGGTCGATGTCGTCGGCGGCCTTCTGGACTTGGACGGCCAGCTCAACCTGACCTTTACCGATATCGAGAGCCTGGTGGTCGGCCAAACCTTCGACCTGCTGGACTTCGATATCCCGGCGCTCACGGGCAACTTCTCGTCGATCAACTCGGGACCGGTCGTTCTGAACACCAGCGATCTGCTGGTGGGCGGCAGCGTCAGCATCGCGGCGGTCCCCGAGCCCGCTTCGTTGATCCTGCTTGGCCTGGGCAGCATCGCCATGATGGGTCGTCGTCGCGGCTAA
- a CDS encoding anti-sigma factor family protein — protein MSKFPHESDFEAINQYLDGLMSAEDREQFERRLEAEPDLAALLEQFTKYEQAEAGWLAQDAHAASDAVMKAIAAEQAGVEPGQAPPSLRLAGSDTAPAAQDTPPAKRSTSSVWAQALKIAACIAVVTTVYLAGQWLSPWDSDPRLRAGEMYAMLEESGFVAPRTCSPEQFPVEMQNAVGVSLAFAPDVPQVELLGWSYPASLGGEVLSKDEIILMAKVEGENVAVVIDQADQARRLRGSRSAGLEVHKEEIQGLVFYEVTPFDTPKILPLIQPTDGP, from the coding sequence ATGAGCAAGTTCCCCCACGAATCCGATTTCGAAGCCATCAATCAATACCTCGACGGGTTGATGTCCGCAGAGGATCGAGAGCAATTCGAACGCCGCCTCGAAGCCGAACCCGACCTCGCGGCTTTGTTGGAACAGTTCACTAAGTATGAACAGGCCGAAGCTGGCTGGCTGGCTCAGGATGCCCATGCCGCTTCGGATGCGGTCATGAAAGCCATCGCCGCGGAGCAAGCGGGCGTTGAGCCCGGCCAAGCCCCGCCTTCCCTACGGCTCGCGGGTTCAGACACCGCACCGGCTGCGCAGGATACTCCGCCGGCGAAGCGATCAACCTCTTCGGTATGGGCGCAAGCTCTGAAGATCGCCGCGTGTATCGCCGTGGTCACGACGGTCTACCTCGCCGGGCAATGGCTGTCGCCCTGGGACAGCGACCCCCGCCTGAGGGCTGGCGAGATGTACGCGATGCTGGAGGAATCCGGTTTCGTCGCGCCCCGTACTTGCTCACCCGAGCAGTTCCCGGTGGAGATGCAGAATGCGGTCGGTGTGTCCTTGGCGTTTGCGCCGGACGTCCCCCAGGTCGAGTTGTTGGGTTGGAGCTATCCCGCGTCTCTGGGCGGCGAGGTCCTCAGCAAGGACGAGATCATCTTGATGGCCAAAGTGGAAGGCGAAAATGTCGCCGTGGTGATCGACCAGGCCGACCAGGCCCGACGTCTGCGGGGGTCGCGTTCGGCCGGGCTTGAAGTCCACAAAGAAGAAATCCAGGGCTTGGTGTTTTACGAAGTGACTCCATTCGATACGCCCAAGATCCTGCCGTTGATTCAGCCGACTGACGGGCCGTAG
- the rpmF gene encoding 50S ribosomal protein L32, with translation MLPVQRKTRTQTRKGRSHHALTDAQLVTCPHSGEAKKPHTACRETGYVPPNGNRPGFFLDIKLFRKKNK, from the coding sequence ATGCTCCCCGTTCAACGCAAAACCCGTACGCAGACCCGCAAGGGCCGTTCGCACCACGCCCTGACCGACGCTCAACTCGTCACCTGCCCCCACAGCGGCGAAGCCAAGAAGCCCCACACCGCTTGCCGCGAAACCGGCTACGTGCCCCCGAACGGCAACCGCCCCGGTTTCTTCCTCGACATCAAGCTGTTCCGTAAAAAGAACAAGTAA
- the plsX gene encoding phosphate acyltransferase PlsX, producing the protein MRIALDVMGGDNAPDAILDGGLNAAEVLSDDDQLVLIGDEEIIREGLREAGLHNDSRFVIEATTQVIEMGDSPVTALRAKPDSSIVKMGWLGSAKKAKDQHCQAIISAGNTGACVAAAQMSMRRLPGVHRPGIAIVLPTFHGPVVVCDVGANPEPKPSHLYQYSIMAGVYAEKVLGIENPKVGVMNIGGEEGKGTPLVKETSRLCREDETLNYAGNVEGRELFNGKANVVVTEGFTGNVVLKLAEGLSAGIFQTITREAMEIDMDLAMRFEPVVKSIYKKHDYHEYGGAPLLGANGLCMICHGSSEARTITNAIKKAKMYHELKVNDAIIEALAEHEGGEKSGDQ; encoded by the coding sequence GTGCGAATTGCGCTTGACGTCATGGGCGGCGACAACGCCCCCGACGCGATCCTGGATGGCGGGCTGAACGCCGCGGAAGTCTTGTCCGATGACGACCAATTGGTCCTGATCGGCGACGAAGAAATTATCCGCGAAGGCCTCCGCGAAGCCGGGCTCCACAACGACTCCCGCTTCGTCATCGAAGCCACCACCCAAGTCATCGAGATGGGCGACTCGCCCGTCACCGCTTTGCGTGCAAAGCCCGACAGCTCCATCGTCAAGATGGGTTGGCTCGGCAGCGCCAAGAAAGCCAAAGACCAACACTGCCAGGCGATCATCTCCGCCGGCAACACCGGTGCCTGTGTCGCCGCGGCCCAGATGTCGATGCGTCGCCTCCCCGGCGTCCACCGCCCGGGCATCGCGATCGTCCTGCCGACCTTCCACGGCCCGGTCGTGGTCTGCGACGTGGGCGCAAACCCCGAGCCCAAGCCGTCGCACCTCTACCAGTACTCGATCATGGCTGGCGTCTACGCCGAGAAAGTCCTGGGCATCGAGAACCCTAAGGTCGGCGTGATGAACATCGGCGGCGAAGAGGGCAAGGGCACCCCCCTGGTCAAGGAAACCAGCCGACTCTGCCGCGAAGACGAAACGCTCAACTACGCCGGCAACGTCGAAGGACGTGAGCTGTTCAACGGCAAGGCGAACGTCGTCGTGACCGAAGGCTTCACCGGCAACGTTGTGCTGAAGCTGGCCGAGGGTTTGAGCGCCGGCATCTTCCAGACGATCACCCGCGAGGCGATGGAGATCGACATGGACCTGGCCATGCGGTTCGAGCCCGTGGTCAAGAGCATCTACAAGAAGCACGACTACCACGAGTACGGCGGCGCCCCCCTCTTGGGTGCCAACGGCTTGTGCATGATCTGTCACGGCAGCTCCGAGGCCCGCACGATCACCAACGCGATCAAGAAGGCCAAGATGTATCACGAGCTGAAGGTCAACGACGCCATCATCGAAGCGCTGGCCGAGCACGAAGGCGGCGAGAAATCTGGGGATCAGTGA
- a CDS encoding beta-ketoacyl-ACP synthase III, translating into MTERGKPRAKGVAIVGTGVSLPDKVLTNDDLAKIVDTNDEWITQRTGIKTRRIVDSDTNVRDLARDALQSALDDAKLPATELDLVILATITPEMVCPNTAARVVAELGAAPAGAMDLSAACSGFVYALNVASSLIETGQYKTIGVVGAETLSKIVDYEDRRTCILFGDGAGAAVVTAVDDPTRGCLHQSMHSNGNLWGELYVPEQDAHLPENNTFTGAFNTLQMNGREVYKFAVTTTSKMMQQTLDAAGVKAEDLALVVSHQSNKRILESARDRFGLPEDKLYINIDRFGNTSAASAPICLHEAYEQGKIKEGDLVLFCAIGGGMTWTTSLWRM; encoded by the coding sequence ATGACCGAGCGTGGCAAGCCCCGAGCCAAGGGCGTAGCAATCGTGGGGACCGGCGTCTCGCTGCCCGACAAAGTCCTGACCAACGACGACCTGGCCAAGATCGTCGACACCAACGACGAGTGGATCACCCAACGCACCGGCATCAAGACCCGGCGCATTGTCGATAGCGATACCAACGTCCGCGATCTCGCGCGTGACGCCTTGCAGTCGGCCCTCGACGACGCCAAGCTCCCGGCGACCGAGCTCGACCTGGTCATCCTCGCCACGATCACGCCCGAGATGGTCTGCCCGAACACCGCCGCCCGCGTGGTTGCGGAACTCGGTGCCGCCCCCGCCGGCGCGATGGACCTCTCCGCCGCGTGCTCGGGTTTTGTGTATGCCCTGAACGTCGCGTCGAGCCTGATCGAGACCGGGCAGTACAAGACCATCGGTGTCGTGGGGGCCGAGACGCTGTCGAAGATCGTGGACTACGAAGACCGCCGGACGTGCATTCTGTTTGGCGACGGCGCGGGCGCCGCAGTAGTCACCGCCGTGGACGACCCGACGCGTGGCTGCCTGCACCAGTCGATGCACTCCAACGGGAACCTGTGGGGCGAGCTCTACGTGCCCGAGCAGGACGCCCACCTCCCCGAGAACAACACCTTCACCGGCGCGTTCAACACGCTGCAGATGAACGGCCGCGAGGTCTACAAGTTCGCCGTGACCACCACGTCCAAGATGATGCAGCAAACCCTCGACGCGGCGGGCGTCAAGGCCGAAGACCTGGCGCTGGTCGTGTCGCACCAATCCAACAAACGCATCCTCGAGTCGGCCCGCGACCGCTTCGGCCTGCCCGAGGACAAGCTGTACATCAACATCGACCGCTTCGGCAACACCTCCGCCGCCAGCGCCCCCATCTGCCTGCACGAAGCGTACGAGCAAGGCAAAATCAAAGAAGGCGACCTCGTGTTGTTCTGCGCCATCGGCGGCGGGATGACGTGGACCACGTCGCTGTGGCGGATGTAG
- a CDS encoding MOSC domain-containing protein has protein sequence MDESSPMKKLLDTLPQVGRVEWIGVRPGRGEPMASLEQSQVSPEQGLDGDRYAGKPGSKRQVTLIQHEHLPVIAACAQRNDVSLEELPGLLRRNIVVSGVNLLALKGKRFRVGGAVLEYTGLCQPCSKMEAALGPGGYNAVRGHGGITATVVEAGAFGVGDEVGVV, from the coding sequence ATGGATGAGTCCAGCCCGATGAAGAAGCTGCTCGACACCCTGCCGCAGGTGGGGCGGGTGGAATGGATCGGCGTGCGTCCGGGACGCGGTGAGCCGATGGCTTCGCTCGAGCAATCCCAAGTCTCCCCCGAGCAAGGCCTCGACGGCGATCGCTACGCCGGCAAGCCCGGCAGCAAACGGCAAGTCACCTTGATCCAACACGAACACCTGCCCGTGATCGCGGCGTGTGCGCAGCGAAACGATGTGTCGCTCGAAGAACTGCCGGGGCTGCTGCGGCGAAACATCGTGGTGTCGGGGGTGAACCTGCTCGCGCTGAAAGGCAAGCGTTTCCGCGTCGGCGGGGCGGTGTTGGAGTACACGGGCTTGTGTCAGCCGTGCAGCAAGATGGAAGCGGCGCTGGGCCCGGGCGGCTACAACGCGGTCCGCGGGCACGGGGGCATCACCGCGACGGTGGTGGAGGCGGGGGCGTTTGGGGTGGGAGATGAGGTGGGGGTTGTTTAG